One segment of Meriones unguiculatus strain TT.TT164.6M chromosome 3, Bangor_MerUng_6.1, whole genome shotgun sequence DNA contains the following:
- the Znf362 gene encoding zinc finger protein 362 isoform X2, translating to MSRSSPSGKGPSRMAEPRFNNPYFWPPPPTMPSQLDNLVLINKIKEQLMAEKIRPPHLPPTSASSQQPLLVPPAPAESSQAVMSLPKLQQVPGLHPQSVPQPDVALHARPATSTVTGLGLSSRTPAVSTSESTPGTGTGTSTPSTPTTTSQSRLIASSPTLISGITSPPLLDSIKTIQGHGLLGPPKSERGRKKIKAENPGGPPVLVVPYPILASGETAKEGKTYRCKVCPLTFFTKSEMQIHSKSHTEAKPHKCPHCSKSFANASYLAQHLRIHLGVKPYHCSYCDKSFRQLSHLQQHTRIHTGDRPYKCPHPGCEKAFTQLSNLQSHQRQHNKDKPYKCPNCYRAYSDSASLQIHLSAHAIKHAKAYCCSMCGRAYTSETYLMKHMSKHTVVEHLVSHHSPQRTESPGIPVRISLI from the exons ATGAGTAGAAGTTCACCAAGTGGGAAAGGACCTTCTAG GATGGCCGAACCTCGATTTAACAACCCTTACTTCTGGCCCCCTcctcccaccatgcccagccag CTGGACAACCTGGTCCTGATTAACAAAATCAAAGAGCAGCTGATGGCCGAGAAGATCCGGCCGCCTCACCTGCCACCCACCTCAGCCTCGTCCCAGCAGCCACTGCTAGTGCCCCCCGCGCCCGCCGAGAGCAGCCAGGCGGTCATGTCGCTGCCCAAGCTGCAGCAGGTACCGGGGCTGCACCCGCAGTCTGTGCCTCAGCCCGACGTGGCGCTTCACGCGAGGCCGGCCACTAGCACCGTCACAG GTCTAGGGCTTTCCTCTCGGACCCCCGCTGTGAGTACATCTGAGTCAACTCCAGGCACTGGCACGGGCACCAGTACCCCGTCCACACCCACCACCACCAGCCAGAGCCGCCTCATCGCCTCGTCCCCCACCCTCATCTCAGGGATCACCAGCCCCCCCCTCCTGGACTCCATCAAGACAATCCAGGGCCACGGCCTGCTTGGCCCTCCCAAGTCCGAACGCGGCCGCAAAAAGATCAAGGCAGAGAACCCAGGGGGTCCCCCTGTTCTTGTTGTCCCCTACCCCATCCTGGCCTCCGGTGAGACCGCAAAGGAGGGCAAGACATACAG GTGTAAGGTGTGCCCGCTCACCTTTTTCACTAAGTCCGAGATGCAGATCCACTCCAAGTCGCACACAGAGGCCAAGCCCCACAAGTGCCCGCACTGCTCCAAGTCCTTCGCCAACGCCTCCTACCTGGCCCAGCACCTGCGCATCCACCTGGGCGTCAAGCCCTACCATTGCTCCTACTGTGACAAGTCTTTCCGACAGCTCTCCCACCTCCAGCAACACACCAG AATCCACACAGGCGACAGACCCTACAAGTGCCCACATCCTGGCTGTGAAAAGGCTTTCACTCAGCTCTCTAACCTCCAG TCACACCAGCGCCAGCACAACAAGGACAAGCCCTACAAATGTCCCAACTGCTACAGGGCCTACTCAGACTCCGCCTCCCTCCAGATCCACCTCTCCGCCCACGCCATCAAGCACGCCAAGGCCTACTGCTGCAGCATGTGCGGGCGGGCCTACACCTCG GAGACCTACCTGATGAAGCACATGTCCAAACACACAGTGGTGGAGCACCTGGTGAGCCATCACTCACCGCAGAGGACGGAGTCCCCAGGCATCCCGGTGCGAATCTCTCTGATCTGA
- the Znf362 gene encoding zinc finger protein 362 isoform X1, translated as MAEPRFNNPYFWPPPPTMPSQLDNLVLINKIKEQLMAEKIRPPHLPPTSASSQQPLLVPPAPAESSQAVMSLPKLQQVPGLHPQSVPQPDVALHARPATSTVTGLGLSSRTPAVSTSESTPGTGTGTSTPSTPTTTSQSRLIASSPTLISGITSPPLLDSIKTIQGHGLLGPPKSERGRKKIKAENPGGPPVLVVPYPILASGETAKEGKTYRCKVCPLTFFTKSEMQIHSKSHTEAKPHKCPHCSKSFANASYLAQHLRIHLGVKPYHCSYCDKSFRQLSHLQQHTRIHTGDRPYKCPHPGCEKAFTQLSNLQSHQRQHNKDKPYKCPNCYRAYSDSASLQIHLSAHAIKHAKAYCCSMCGRAYTSETYLMKHMSKHTVVEHLVSHHSPQRTESPGIPVRISLI; from the exons ATGGCCGAACCTCGATTTAACAACCCTTACTTCTGGCCCCCTcctcccaccatgcccagccag CTGGACAACCTGGTCCTGATTAACAAAATCAAAGAGCAGCTGATGGCCGAGAAGATCCGGCCGCCTCACCTGCCACCCACCTCAGCCTCGTCCCAGCAGCCACTGCTAGTGCCCCCCGCGCCCGCCGAGAGCAGCCAGGCGGTCATGTCGCTGCCCAAGCTGCAGCAGGTACCGGGGCTGCACCCGCAGTCTGTGCCTCAGCCCGACGTGGCGCTTCACGCGAGGCCGGCCACTAGCACCGTCACAG GTCTAGGGCTTTCCTCTCGGACCCCCGCTGTGAGTACATCTGAGTCAACTCCAGGCACTGGCACGGGCACCAGTACCCCGTCCACACCCACCACCACCAGCCAGAGCCGCCTCATCGCCTCGTCCCCCACCCTCATCTCAGGGATCACCAGCCCCCCCCTCCTGGACTCCATCAAGACAATCCAGGGCCACGGCCTGCTTGGCCCTCCCAAGTCCGAACGCGGCCGCAAAAAGATCAAGGCAGAGAACCCAGGGGGTCCCCCTGTTCTTGTTGTCCCCTACCCCATCCTGGCCTCCGGTGAGACCGCAAAGGAGGGCAAGACATACAG GTGTAAGGTGTGCCCGCTCACCTTTTTCACTAAGTCCGAGATGCAGATCCACTCCAAGTCGCACACAGAGGCCAAGCCCCACAAGTGCCCGCACTGCTCCAAGTCCTTCGCCAACGCCTCCTACCTGGCCCAGCACCTGCGCATCCACCTGGGCGTCAAGCCCTACCATTGCTCCTACTGTGACAAGTCTTTCCGACAGCTCTCCCACCTCCAGCAACACACCAG AATCCACACAGGCGACAGACCCTACAAGTGCCCACATCCTGGCTGTGAAAAGGCTTTCACTCAGCTCTCTAACCTCCAG TCACACCAGCGCCAGCACAACAAGGACAAGCCCTACAAATGTCCCAACTGCTACAGGGCCTACTCAGACTCCGCCTCCCTCCAGATCCACCTCTCCGCCCACGCCATCAAGCACGCCAAGGCCTACTGCTGCAGCATGTGCGGGCGGGCCTACACCTCG GAGACCTACCTGATGAAGCACATGTCCAAACACACAGTGGTGGAGCACCTGGTGAGCCATCACTCACCGCAGAGGACGGAGTCCCCAGGCATCCCGGTGCGAATCTCTCTGATCTGA
- the A3galt2 gene encoding alpha-1,3-galactosyltransferase 2, with protein MVLGAEWGVCWPGSHGGCREQKGQRQRGLGKPTWGLPRAKKRLLWRVFLSACGFLGLYLYGLRILRHLEVFIPMGICPPATVPLLRDNFTGVLRHWARPEVLTCTSWRAPIIWDGMFDPLVAEQEARRQNLTIGLTVFAVGRYLEKYLARFLESAEQHFMVSQSVVYYVFTDRPEAVPHVTLGQGRLLRVEPVQRERRWQDVSMARMRTLHEALEGPLGQEADYVFCLDVDQHFTGHFGPEALADLVAQLHAWHYHWPRWLLPYERDRRSAAALSLGEGDFYYHAAVFGGSVVALRKLTAYCALGQQLDRERGVEARWHDESHLNKFFWLYKPTKLLSPEFCWAQQIGRRTEIHHPRLLWAPKEYTLVRN; from the exons ATGGTGCTGGGGGCTGAATGGGGAGTGTGCTGGCCAGGGTCACATGGAGGCTGCAgagaacagaaaggacagagacaAAGAGGCCTAGGGAAGCCAACCTGGGGACTGCCGCG GGCGAAGAAGAGACTCCTGTGGCGGGTCTTCCTGTCTGCATGTGGTTTCTTAGGCCTGTACCTATACGGGCTCCGTATTCTCAG GCACTTAGAAGTCTTCATCCCCATGGGCATATGCCCTCCAGCCACCGTGCCTCTGCTCAGGGACAATTTCACGGGTGTTCTGCGCCACTG GGCCAGGCCTGAAGTCCTGACCTGTACCTCTTGGAGAGCCCCAATTATTTGGGATGGCATGTTCGACCCACTTGTAGCTGAGCAAGAGGCGAGACGGCAGAACCTCACCATCGGACTGACTGTCTTTGCTGTAGGAAG GTACCTGGAGAAGTACCTAGCACGCTTCCTGGAATCGGCAGAGCAGCACTTCATGGTGAGCCAGAGCGTTGTGTACTACGTGTTCACGGATCGCCCGGAGGCGGTGCCCCACGTGACCCTGGGCCAGGGTCGCCTGCTGAGGGTAGAACCTGTGCAGCGGGAGAGGCGCTGGCAGGACGTGTCCATGGCGCGCATGCGCACGCTACACGAGGCTCTCGAAGGGCCGCTGGGCCAAGAAGCTGACTACGTGTTCTGCCTGGACGTGGACCAGCACTTCACCGGTCACTTCGGGCCGGAGGCGCTGGCCGATTTGGTGGCGCAGCTGCATGCCTGGCACTACCACTGGCCGCGGTGGCTGCTGCCTTACGAGCGGGACAGGCGATCCGCTGCCGCGCTGTCGTTGGGGGAAGGGGACTTCTACTACCACGCCGCGGTGTTCGGGGGCAGCGTGGTGGCGCTGCGCAAGCTGACGGCCTACTGTGCGCTTGGCCAGCAGCTGGACCGTGAGCGCGGCGTCGAGGCCCGGTGGCACGACGAGAGCCACCTCAACAAGTTCTTCTGGCTGTACAAGCCCACCAAGCTGCTGTCTCCCGAGTTCTGCTGGGCCCAACAAATTGGCCGGAGGACAGAAATCCACCACCCTCGGCTGCTCTGGGCGCCCAAGGAGTATACGCTGGTGCGAAACTAG